The genomic region TCATCGTCCTCTATATTATCTGACATTGTTTCTTCAATTGAAAACGCAAGGGGACGTGTAAATCCATTTCTAAACCAAGGAACACGCATTATAGCTGGAATTGTGATCCTTCTTTCAGGGTCTGCAACCAGTAGTTTAGAGATCAAGCGCTTTGCTTCTGTTGAAAACCAGGGTGGGAACTCAAATTCAGCTTTGAAAACTCTCCTGTACATCTTCATGAGATTCTCATCttgaaaaggcaagaaacctGCAAGAAGAACATACAAGATAACCCCACAAGACCAGATATCTGCTTTGGATCCATCGTAGCCTTTTTTCCTCAAAACCTCTGGGGCAACGTAAGCTGGAGTCCCACACTGCGTGTGGAGTAGCCCATCATTGCGAAGCTGTTCGGGCAACGCTGACAGGCCAAAATCAGAGATCTTTAGATTTTCGTTTTCGTCCAAAAGAAGGTTCTCCGGCTTCAAATCTCGGTGTGAGACACCCCTGCTATGGCAGAAATCAATTGCGCTGATTAGTTGTTGAAAATACTTACGAGCAACATCTTCCTTGAGTTTGCCCTTAGCGACTTTTGCAAACAGCTCACCTCCACGGACATACTCCATTACAAAGAAGATCTTTGTTTTCGTAGCCATGACTTCTTTGAGCTCCACTATGTTTGGATGACGGACAAGGCGCATGACAGAGATTTCTCTCTTGATCTGCTCCATCATCCCTTCTTTCTTCACTTGATCTTTGCTGATGACTTTTATCGCCACACTTTCACCGCTTGTTAGTTCCTTCCCATAGTAGACTTTAGCGAATGTTCCTTTCCCAAGCAGTCTCCCCATCTCATATTTCCCAAACAAAACATGCCTCTCCTCCATGACAGTTCCCCCCTATATGCTACtatcttgttttcttttttctctctacacAATAAATTCggttacttttttttttttggctctgCTGCTACTGAAATCTTTGCTTCAACATGGATTCAAGGCTGCTTGTGTGGCTCTGCAAAGATGTATAATGTAAGGGAATCCAGGAAAGGACAGAGGATATGCTGATTTGGAAAGATTCCATTGAATCACTTGATCTGGAGATTGTGGTGGGGTTCAACAGAGCTGATCAACGAGAGTATTGAGTGGAAGGGCATGTGGGAGAAGGGGATTTGAAGGGCTCGTTTAGAAGATGCCATTAGAGCACCTGGTATTGTCTTTTTGCGAGACCTGGGGCTGCCGCAAGAGCACACAGAATGAAAATCTCACGAAAatctttccaaaaaaaaatactggTATAAATAAGAAGAGGCGTTGATCGTGAGGCTTACAACAAACCAATATAGACTAATCAACTTTACGTCTCTCTAACCTTTTTATCTTCAAGTAAATTATAATCCCCTGTTCCCCTGCCCCCTCattcttttctttacttttgctcTGCTTTTTGGCTTTATTGCCCTGTTTCTCTGGCTAGAATTTGCTGTTCAATGGATCAGGAGCTGAGGATTTACTGATCTAGTTTTGGTCGTATGGCAATAGTAAACTAGTCTACCAATCCTCTTTTTAACTCAATCCAAAAGAacatgattgaaaatttttgtatctCTTTTGTAACTTTACGTCTCGTATATAATTTTACGTTTTAAATCTTAAACTTTAAACTGTAAAACGTAAATCTTAATATGAAAAGTTTAGAAGATAAGTGatgtaaaattatgaaaaaacataaaacaaaacaCTAAATGAAAGCAGACATTTCTATTcaaaatgatttgattttattttttgtatgaGTGTTAATGAGTTGATATTATATGGATAACATAAAGTTCAAATATTCTATATTTGGTTATAAAACAAGTTCGGGTAAAATTTCAATACCCGATTTAGATTCGGATAAATTTCGAATATCACCCTTAGTTTCTTGGACTGTTTTGGGAAGGTATTTCTAActtattacaaaaatttaaattggtaGCCGACCCAGAAAGGATTCTTGCAAGTTGTTAGTActaattattgtaattcactaTGTGAACGttgaatgaataaaataagaacCCTAATATGAAGTATTCATGGGAAAACATAAGTGGGCAATGCCAGAAGTCCAAAACCTGAGCTGGGTCATGACCATTAGACAAAGCTGGCAAGAATGATCTCACAAGAAAGCTCCATTTTCAATCCTAAGATAAATGCAAAAGCTCAGCAGCAACATGCAGCTATGATTCAGATTTGACTTTCTTGGAATTTGGGATGCTCATTGATTCAGATTTGggggaaaaaaattcaaagaagaAGGCTTGCAAGTTCCACCAAGGGTTTGCAcaagcacatgaattttaagCCTAAGcaatattaatttcttttgttttcaacCCATGATTTCTGTTGAATTTCTCTGTTTGATCTTGGGGTTTGATCAAGTCCACTAATTATTGCTACCCTAAAGTCAAATTAGCAATAACCCATATGGACAGTTGATTAATATACGGTGCAGTACACTACCTCGATATAcatatgtacatatattttgattttcgAGTCTGTTTATTCATTagaattattttcaataaatattcaaaaacatctaattcaataaataataataaactttGATAAGATCATTGGCCATTGAGTATACAAGCATAGAGGCACAAAAACATTGAAAAcagatatatttttaaattgacccAAGAAGCCAACGAAACGGCAACAAGCTGGGACAACAAGGTAGTGGTAGTGGCTTTACAACGGATAACTTGACCAAAGGGCTCATCATTTTTGGACTATTCGATCTGTTTAAGCAACTCTTTAATTAATTCATATCAAATCTTGTCAAAGGGTTAAAATCATTCCACATGCATTACATCCTAAGGCaatgattaattattgattCACCCAAATCACCCACTCCTCCCCTAATATGATGGCCTTTTTGGGTCCCATAAAAATAAGGATTTCCCACCCTTATTAAGGAATGCTTAAAAAAGGGTGCTTTAATTAACCTATATATTCCcctctttttatatatatatataattcttcaatttgtttctacctgattttcctttttgaaatTCATTAGTACATAACAAATCGACATCTTCATTTAATTCCAACCCTTATtcttttatcttaattttcataaaaaaataaaaaaaaatgacaaatgattaaaaatagaatgagtaataaaaaaatatatcatgTCTACGAGAA from Theobroma cacao cultivar B97-61/B2 chromosome 9, Criollo_cocoa_genome_V2, whole genome shotgun sequence harbors:
- the LOC18587713 gene encoding CBL-interacting serine/threonine-protein kinase 25 → MEERHVLFGKYEMGRLLGKGTFAKVYYGKELTSGESVAIKVISKDQVKKEGMMEQIKREISVMRLVRHPNIVELKEVMATKTKIFFVMEYVRGGELFAKVAKGKLKEDVARKYFQQLISAIDFCHSRGVSHRDLKPENLLLDENENLKISDFGLSALPEQLRNDGLLHTQCGTPAYVAPEVLRKKGYDGSKADIWSCGVILYVLLAGFLPFQDENLMKMYRRVFKAEFEFPPWFSTEAKRLISKLLVADPERRITIPAIMRVPWFRNGFTRPLAFSIEETMSDNIEDDDSASKTNKQSSPKFFNAFEFISSMSSGFDLSSLFENKRKSGTMFTSRCSASAIMAKIEGVAKGLNFKVGKVRDFKMRLQGSSEGRKGRLSLTAEVFEVAPEVAVVEFSKSSGDTLEYAKFCDDDVRPALKDIVWTWQGDSFNNGSNVKIEGEACENQVPQTA